One part of the Procambarus clarkii isolate CNS0578487 chromosome 41, FALCON_Pclarkii_2.0, whole genome shotgun sequence genome encodes these proteins:
- the LOC138373140 gene encoding putative per-hexamer repeat protein 5 codes for MGIGATTAHVMGIGTNTAHVMGIGTTTAHVMGIGTTTAHAMGIETTTAHGMGIGPTTAHVMGIGPTTSHGMGIGPTTAHGMGIGTTTAHVMGIGTNTAHVMGIGTTTAHGMGIGTNTAHVMGIGTTTAHGMGIGTTTAHAMGIGTTTAHAMGIGTTTAHGMGIGTTTAHAMGIGTTTAHAMGIGTTTAHVMGIGTTTAHVMGIGTTTAHVMGIGTTTAHVMGIGTNTAHVMGIGTNTAHVMGIGTTTAHVMGIGTTTAHVMGIGTNTAHGIGRCWPSHNE; via the coding sequence atgggcataggggccaccaccgcccacgtaaTGGGCATAGGGACCAACACCGCCCACGTAATGGGCATAgggaccaccaccgcccacgtaaTGGGCATAgggaccaccaccgcccacgcaaTGGGCATAgagaccaccaccgcccacggaatgggcatagggcccaccaccgcccacgtaaTGGGCATAGGGCCCACCACCTCCCACGGAATGGGCAtagggcccaccaccgcccacggaatgggcatagggaccaccaccgcccacgtaaTGGGCATAGGGACCAACACCGCCCACGTAATGGGCATAgggaccaccaccgcccacggaatgggcATAGGGACCAACACCGCCCACGTAATGGGCATAgggaccaccaccgcccacggaatgggcatagggaccaccaccgcccacgcaaTGGGCATAgggaccaccaccgcccacgcaaTGGGCATAgggaccaccaccgcccacggaatgggcatagggaccaccaccgcccacgcaaTGGGCATAgggaccaccaccgcccacgcaaTGGGCATAgggaccaccaccgcccacgtaaTGGGCATAgggaccaccaccgcccacgtaaTGGGCATAgggaccaccaccgcccacgtaaTGGGCATAgggaccaccaccgcccacgtaaTGGGCATAGGGACCAACACCGCCCACGTAATGGGCATAGGGACCAACACCGCCCACGTAATGGGCATAgggaccaccaccgcccacgtaaTGGGCATAgggaccaccaccgcccacgtaaTGGGCATAGGGACCAACACCGCCCACGGAATAGGGCGGTGTTGGCCCTCACATAATGAATAA